The Desulfoscipio gibsoniae DSM 7213 genome contains a region encoding:
- the rplF gene encoding 50S ribosomal protein L6: MSRIGKKPVPLPDKVTATLDGNTVRVEGPKGKLEKEFHQDMQIKFIDDRTMVVERPSDNKLHRSLHGLTRTLLNNMVQGVAGGFQKNLELVGVGYRAAMQGNKLVLTVGYSHPVEITPPPGIEIEVPAPTKISVKGIDKEMVGAIAANIRSVREPEPYKGKGIKYEGEHIRRKVGKAGAKR; the protein is encoded by the coding sequence ATGAGCAGAATCGGCAAAAAACCGGTACCGCTTCCTGATAAGGTTACCGCTACGCTGGACGGAAACACCGTGCGGGTCGAGGGTCCCAAAGGGAAGCTGGAAAAAGAGTTTCACCAGGACATGCAAATTAAGTTTATAGATGACCGTACTATGGTGGTGGAGAGACCATCCGACAATAAGTTGCACAGGTCTTTACACGGTCTCACACGTACCCTGTTGAATAATATGGTGCAGGGCGTGGCAGGCGGATTTCAGAAGAACCTGGAATTGGTGGGTGTGGGTTACCGGGCTGCCATGCAGGGTAATAAACTGGTATTGACAGTGGGTTACTCGCATCCGGTGGAGATTACCCCTCCGCCGGGAATAGAAATAGAAGTGCCCGCCCCTACTAAAATATCGGTTAAAGGGATCGATAAGGAAATGGTGGGCGCTATAGCGGCCAATATTCGGTCGGTAAGGGAACCCGAACCCTACAAGGGTAAAGGTATTAAGTACGAGGGTGAACATATCCGCCGTAAAGTAGGTAAGGCCGGGGCTAAACGTTAA
- the rplR gene encoding 50S ribosomal protein L18 has protein sequence MINKPDRNALRKKRQLRVRNRVNGTEQRPRLNVYRSLNNIYAQIINDDRGETLVTASSLSPEIKGAMSGGNREAAAAVGKLIAARALEKGIKQVVFDRAGYVYHGRVKALADGAREGGLEF, from the coding sequence ATGATTAATAAACCCGACCGTAATGCACTGCGCAAGAAACGTCAGCTGCGCGTGCGCAATAGGGTCAATGGTACCGAGCAGCGTCCCAGGCTGAATGTGTACCGCAGCCTTAATAACATATACGCCCAAATTATCAATGATGATCGTGGTGAAACTTTAGTGACCGCATCATCCCTTTCGCCCGAAATAAAAGGTGCTATGTCCGGAGGTAACCGGGAGGCGGCTGCGGCAGTGGGCAAGCTGATTGCTGCCAGGGCTCTGGAAAAGGGTATCAAACAAGTGGTGTTTGACCGTGCCGGTTATGTTTATCACGGGCGGGTCAAGGCTCTGGCCGATGGAGCCAGAGAGGGCGGCCTTGAATTTTAA